In one window of Fimbriimonadia bacterium DNA:
- a CDS encoding citrate (Si)-synthase, with translation MATLKNALAETIAKSREELHLLATEHGDKVVDQVTVGQILGGQRGIKSLLCDTSEVPPDKGLIIRGRPIKDLVNRLPEEVFYLLCTGNLPDEEGLHDLQGELRSRAHVPQYVWHVLDAMDRDTHPMAMFNTAVLVLVRESVFQRTYPEMRKQEYWEATYEDSLNLIAKLPDIAGYIYRKRFKKGPHIPPREDLDFGANYAYCLGLLDDSKRFADLIRLYLVLHSDHESGNVSAHVTHCVGSALSDTYYSVSAGLNGLSGPLHGLANQECLAWVLDLMERFGGVPTEEQLYQYAWETLNRGHVIPGYGHAVLRVVDPRFEALLDFGIDCCGHNPVIQTVEMIYRVVPKVLKEQGKAKNIWPNVDAISGALIYQFGLKEFEYYTVLFGVARVLGMCAQLILARGIMEPIERPKSVTTQWLQQAVQSLK, from the coding sequence TTGGCAACGCTGAAGAATGCGCTCGCCGAGACAATCGCGAAGAGCCGTGAGGAGCTTCACCTTCTGGCGACTGAGCACGGCGACAAAGTGGTGGACCAAGTGACGGTCGGCCAGATTCTCGGGGGGCAGCGAGGGATTAAGTCTCTCCTATGTGACACGTCCGAGGTCCCACCAGACAAAGGACTAATCATCCGAGGACGGCCAATCAAGGATCTGGTGAACAGACTGCCCGAGGAGGTGTTCTACCTCCTCTGCACGGGCAACCTTCCGGACGAGGAGGGGCTTCACGATCTGCAGGGCGAGCTACGCAGCCGCGCCCATGTACCACAGTACGTATGGCACGTGCTCGACGCGATGGATCGCGATACACACCCGATGGCGATGTTCAACACGGCGGTACTCGTGCTCGTTCGGGAGTCGGTGTTTCAGCGCACATACCCTGAAATGCGCAAGCAAGAGTATTGGGAGGCGACCTACGAGGACTCCCTGAACCTAATAGCCAAACTGCCCGACATCGCCGGGTACATCTACCGCAAGCGCTTCAAGAAGGGGCCACACATACCACCACGTGAGGACCTAGACTTCGGCGCCAACTACGCTTACTGTCTGGGGCTGCTCGACGACAGCAAGCGCTTTGCCGACCTCATCCGTCTGTACCTAGTTCTACATTCCGATCACGAGAGCGGCAACGTGTCCGCCCATGTCACCCATTGCGTTGGATCCGCCCTCTCCGATACCTACTATTCGGTGTCCGCAGGGCTGAACGGGCTGTCAGGTCCGCTACATGGGTTGGCAAACCAGGAGTGCCTTGCGTGGGTATTGGACCTGATGGAACGTTTCGGAGGCGTGCCGACCGAGGAGCAGCTGTACCAGTATGCCTGGGAAACGTTGAATCGTGGGCACGTCATCCCAGGGTATGGCCACGCCGTGCTCCGAGTGGTCGACCCACGCTTCGAAGCTCTGCTGGACTTCGGCATCGATTGCTGTGGTCACAACCCTGTCATCCAGACCGTGGAGATGATCTACCGTGTCGTGCCGAAGGTGTTGAAGGAACAGGGCAAAGCCAAGAATATCTGGCCAAACGTGGATGCTATCAGCGGCGCGCTGATCTATCAGTTTGGCCTCAAGGAGTTCGAGTACTACACCGTGCTTTTCGGAGTTGCACGCGTGCTCGGCATGTGCGCTCAGCTTATCTTGGCACGTGGCATCATGGAACCCATCGAGCGTCCGAAGTCCGTCACCACGCAGTGGCTGCAACAGGCCGTGCAGTCATTGAAGTAG
- a CDS encoding sugar phosphate isomerase/epimerase, with protein sequence MRIGFIMGFDEGRLKFAKENGFRSAEFAPQTDAPYRPGKPGWERKAKDVRAAFDAAGLRISCIAGFYVNHLDGPDVRAHKKLVRDVILLAEAMKVPVVGGFGGKKLNAPLEDSIPLFKKVWTEHAKFAEDHGVKIAFENCPMGPYHQPPGGNNCMCTPWMWEACFDAVGSNALGLEWDPSHLICMFIDPVQTLRKFGSRVYHVHAKDAKVNRDLLAANGVWSAGAIEHCFPGLGDTDWAECIKELRRQGYHGDLNIEGWHDAVYRDHPRGRKMEDEGLIIGLRHLEQFVVQD encoded by the coding sequence ATGCGAATTGGCTTTATCATGGGCTTCGACGAGGGTCGGCTGAAGTTCGCAAAGGAGAACGGTTTCCGCTCTGCGGAGTTCGCACCTCAGACGGATGCCCCCTACCGGCCGGGGAAGCCGGGTTGGGAGCGGAAGGCAAAAGATGTGCGGGCCGCCTTCGACGCGGCGGGACTCCGCATCTCCTGTATCGCCGGCTTCTACGTGAATCACCTGGACGGGCCGGATGTCCGAGCGCATAAGAAGCTGGTGCGCGACGTTATCCTTCTGGCGGAAGCCATGAAGGTGCCGGTAGTCGGAGGTTTCGGCGGTAAGAAGTTGAACGCTCCACTGGAAGACAGCATCCCCCTGTTCAAGAAGGTGTGGACGGAGCACGCCAAGTTCGCTGAGGACCACGGCGTAAAGATCGCCTTCGAGAACTGCCCGATGGGTCCGTATCATCAGCCGCCCGGTGGTAACAACTGTATGTGCACCCCTTGGATGTGGGAAGCTTGCTTCGATGCCGTTGGCAGCAATGCGCTCGGTCTGGAGTGGGACCCCAGTCACCTCATCTGCATGTTCATTGACCCTGTGCAGACGCTGCGGAAGTTCGGCTCGCGGGTCTATCACGTGCACGCGAAGGACGCGAAGGTGAACCGCGATCTGCTTGCGGCGAACGGCGTGTGGAGCGCGGGCGCTATCGAACACTGCTTCCCTGGACTGGGTGACACGGACTGGGCGGAGTGCATCAAGGAACTGCGAAGGCAGGGCTACCACGGTGACCTGAATATCGAGGGTTGGCATGATGCCGTGTACCGCGACCATCCTCGCGGAAGGAAGATGGAAGACGAAGGCCTGATTATCGGCCTGCGGCATCTCGAGCAGTTCGTTGTTCAGGACTGA